CCGCCCCAGTAGTCGTTCATGTTCTCGAGGGTGCCGTGCACCAGGACGACCGGGCGGGGTGGGCGGCCGAGGGCCGGCAGGACGGGTCGTTCGCGCCGGCCGGCGGCCGGTCGGGACTGAAGAAGCCCTTCACGAACCCGGCGCCGAAGTGGTACTCGACCGGGTACGGGCCGGCCGCGGCGGCCGGCTGTCCGCCGGCCGCGAGCAGGCCCGCGGCGGCGAGTGCCGCCACCGTGAACGACCGGGCGCGCTTCGCTCTCATATTCCACACCTTCCGATTCCTCCGGAATTCCCTGACGTCCGGACGGAACCCGAAGCTAAGTGCGGCCTGATGGTGCGTCAACACACTCGGCGGCCCGTCGGCGGAAATCCTTCGGCGGATGCCAGGATTCCCCCCACCCCCTCCCGAAACCTGTCATCCGCACGAGCGATTCTCCGTCAGGTGCCGTGCGCCACAATGCACAACAGCACACCATCTCTATTGACCAGCCGACAACATCGCCCGCATACTCCCCCCTGTGACACGACCGAGAGAGCCGCTTCCACGCAATTTCTCCACAGATCTCAGAGCCGAGGAGAAGAGTCTCGCGGTCGAGATCATCCGGGAGATCCGGGCGGCGATTCCGGAATTCTCCCGGCCGCTGGCGGGCCAATTCGGGGCGGGAATCCAGCACGGCGTGGAGACCGCGCTCGCCGAGTTCGCCGACCGGATCGAGGGCGCCGGTAGCCTCGGCGCGGAGCGGCTGCGGGTCTACCGCTCGCTCGGCCGGGGCGAACTCGCCGAGGGGCGCAGCCTGGACGCGCTGCAGGCCGCGTACCGGCTCGGCGCCCGGGTGGCCTGGCGCCGCTACGCGCGGGTGGCCCGCCGCTGCGGGCTCGGCGCGGAACCGCTGGTGACGCTGGCGGAGGCGGTGTTCGCGCACATCGACGAGATCGCGGCCGCGAGCGTGCAGGGATACGTGGAAGCGCGCGCCGACCGGGCGGGCGCGCTCGGCCGCTCCCGCCACCAACTGCTCGAAGCGCTGCTGGGCGGCGCGAGCGGGGACGAGATCCGGCTGGCCGCCGCGGCCGCGGACTGGGCACTGCCGGAGCGGGTGGTCTGTGTCGCGCTGGACCCGCCGGCCGCCGACCGGCCCCGGCCGCCACGGCTGCCCGACCCTGTACCGGCCGACCTGGACCACCCCGACTGCTCGTCCCGGAGCCGGACCTGTACCTGCGGGACGGCCAGGTGCAGGAGGCGCTGCGCGGCCGGGGTGCGGTGATCGGCCCGCCGGTGCCGCTCGCAGAGGCGGCGGAGTCGCTGCGCTGGGCACGGCTGGTGCGCGGCCGGCTCCCCGGCCCGCCGCCCGAGCCGGTGGACTGCCGGGACCGGCTGGCCGACCTGCTGCTGCTCGCCGACCGCCCGCTGGTCCGGCTGATCGCCGAGCGCGGGCTGGCCCCGCTCGCCGGGCTGACGGCCAAGCAGCGCCACCGGCTGGCGGAGACCCTGCTGGCCTGGTTGCAGACCGACCACGGCAGTGCCCCCGAGGTGGCTGCCCGGCTCGCCATCCACCCGCAGACCGCCCGCCAACGGCTGCACCGGGCCCAGGAATTGTTCGGAGAGACGTTCAGCGGCCCGGACGCCCGATTCGAACTCGAGGTCGCCCTGCGGTCGGCCCTCCGCGACCTGGCCGGCTGACCGGGCACAGCCACCGGCACGGCAGAGCGGGTGCCGGCCGGAGATCGGCAGGCCTGTGTACCGCCGGTCCCTCCCCTCGTAGCAGCGCTACCGGCCGACCTCGCGGGCGCGGAAGTCATCGACGGTCTCCCGGCGGATCAGCAGCCGGATCCGCCCGTCGCGGACGGCGGCCACGGCCGGGCGGCCGACCAGGTTGTAGCCGGAGGCCATCGACAGCTGGTAGGCGCCCGCGGCGGGCACGGCCAGCAGGTCGCCGGGCCGCAGGTCGACGGGGAGTTCGGCGCCGCGCACCAGGACGTCGCCGGCCTCGCAGTGCCGGCCGACGACGTCCACCGGGGCGGTGGGGCCGCTGCCGGGCCGGCCGACCGGGCGGATCTGGTAGGTGGAGCCGTACAGCGCCGGGCGCGGGTTGTCGCTCATGCCGCCGTCCACGGCGGCGAACGCCCGCCCGTCGGCGGTGTGTTTCACCGAAAGCACGCGGTAGACGGCGACGCCGGCCGGTCCGGCGATGGCCCGGCCGGGCTCGATCAGCAGCCGGGGCACGGCGAGGCCGTGAGCGGCGCAGCGCTCGGCGAGGCGGGTCTCGACGGCGGTGGCGAACCGGTCCGGGTCGAGTTCCCCGTCGCCGGGGAGGTAGCGGATGCCGTGGCCCCCGCCGAGGTCGAGTTCGGGGAGTTCGCGCCCGTGCCGGTCGCGGATCTCCGCGAGCAGTCCGACCAGCCGGTCGACGGCGGCGAGGTAGGGCGCGGTGTCGGTGATCTGGGAGCCGAGGTGGCAGTGGAGTCCGACGAGGTCGAGGCCGGGCTGGCCGACGATGCGGGCGACCGCCTCGGCGGCGTCGCCGCCCGCGATCCGGAAGCCGAACTTCTGCCCGTCGGCGCCGGTCCGCACGGCGCTGTGGTGTCCGGCGGCGACGCCGGGCAGCACCCGGACGAGGACGCGCTGCGGGGTGTCGGCGACGGCGAGCGCGGCGAGCCGCGGGATCTCGGAGAGGCTGTCGACGACGATCCGGCCGACCCGCAGCCGCCGGGCGAGCCGGAGTTCCTCGGGGCTCTTGGCGTTGCCGTGCAGCAGGATCCGGTCCGGCGGGAAGCCCGCGGCGGCGGCAAGCCGGAGTTCGCCGGCCGAGCAGACGTCCAGGCCGAGGCCCTCCTCGGCGGCCCAGTCGGCCATCGCGCTGCAGAGGAAGGCCTTGGCCGCGTAGTGCACCTGGGCGTGCGGGAGGGCGCGGCGCCAGGCCCGGGCGCGGCGCCGGATCTCGGCCTCGTCCAGGACGTAGAGCGGGGTGCCGAAGCGCTCGGCGGCCTCCGCCAGGCCGACGCCGCCGATCAGCAGCTCGCCGTCGGGGCCCGGGCGGGCCGAGGCGGGCCACGGGCTGCCGAGCGGCCGGGTGTCGGCCGGGCCCGCGGCCGTCCGCGGGCCCGCGAGCGGGCGGCCGGTGGGAGGGAGGGCGGACAGCGTGGTCATGGCGTGGTGCTCCTGGTGAGGGCGGGAAGGGTCGGCTCGGTGGCGGTCCGGTAGGTGCGGAGGACCAGTTCCACCTGGAGGCGGGTCGCGCCGGCGCGGCGCAACTCGCCGAGGACGGCGTGCAGTTCGTGCCGGTCGGTGCAGGCGAGGCTCAGTTCGAGGTCGGCCTCCCCGGCCAGCGCGAGGCCGGACCGGACGGCGGGGAATCGCGCCGTCAGACGGTCGAAGTCGAGGGGTTCGGGGCCGTGGCGGAGCCGGACGACGGCGTGCAGCGGACGGGGTGTCACGTCCGCCGCTTCAGCTGCCGGCCGGTGCCGAGCAGGCAGGAAAGGGCGGCTGCGGCGGCCGCGCCGGCGGGCTGGGGTGCGACCAGGCCCGGGTCGAGGACCAGGCGGCGGACGCCGAGCGGCGCGGTGAGGGCGCGCAGGGCGGGTTCGGTGAGCTCGGCCACCTCCTGGTCGGGGCCGAGCAGGTCGTGCAGAGCGGCGGCGGTACGGAAGGCGACCGCGCAGCGGCTGCCGTCACGGTGCCGGAAGAGCCGGAGCACCTGGACCGGACCGGTGGTCCGGACTGGCACGAATCGGAGCGCGTGTTCCTCGGGTTCGTCGGGTGCCGTGTCCTCGATCGTGGTCATCGCGTCGTCCTCGGGTGGCCTGGGTGATTGGGCGGGCTGGTGCGGTGCGCCGTCAGTCGAGGTAGTGCAGGGCGGTGCGGCAGTTCCCGGTGGTGCGGGCGTGCTCCGGCTCCGGGTCGGGTGCGGGCGTGTCCCGGTCCGCCGCGGCGCGGACCGGCCGGGGGTCGATCACGGTGTCGCGGAGCAGCAGGCGCAGGGCGGCCTCGTCGATCGGGATGCGGCGCGGCTCGGGATCGCCGGTGAGGAGCTGGTGGTCGGTCATGGTGGTGTGTTCCCTTCCGTTGCCGTACGGGTGGGCCGGTCGGCCGGGGCCCGCACCTCCAGTGGATTCCCTCCGCCGGCCCGCCGCACCGGTTCTTGACGCACGGCCTACGCGAACCGGGCCTGCTTTGACGAGATCCTGATACGGCCGCCGCGCCGGGCCCGGCAATGGGCGCCGGTGGCCGGCGGGTCACGGGGGTGCGCGGCACGGACGCCCGGGCGGTCGTGCCGCAGCCCGCCGCCCCCGGCGGGCCGTCTGCGGCGGTCGAACCGATTCCGGCGGCATCCTCACTCGCCGGCCGCGCACCCCTCCGGCCCGGCTCCCCCCACGGAGCCGGGCCGGTCCCACGGAAGGAACGTTAGGGACGGACACGGCGACCCTCCGGCGCCCTGACGGGTTCCTGGCGCCGGGCGTCCCGATCTTGACGCCACGCTGATGCGGGGCGCGCTCCCGGACCGGGGAACGACTCCTCGGCCGCGGGTCAGCCGAGGGTGCGGCGGAGGCGGCCGGCCAGGCGGCGCCAGAGGGCGACCCCGGGGTGGGCGGTCTCCAGGCGTTCGGCCTCGCGGGCCCCGCGGGAGTTGCCGCTCTCGGCCGCCCAGCGGTACCAGTCGATGGCCTCCCGGATGTCGCCGCGGGCCTCGTGGGCGCGGGCTCCGTCCAGAACGGCAGCGGTGTTACCGGCATGGCCGGCGCGTTCGAGCCAGAACATGGCGATCCGGGTGTCCCGAACGCCGCCGTTCGCCTCCAGGTGCATCCGGGCCACCTCCCGCATGGCCTTGGTGCTGCCGGATTCGGCGGCCTTGAGCTGCCACTTGTACCCGTTGGTGGTGTCGAGCTCGATCATGGCCTGGACGGCCCTGGGGTCGCCCTCCTCGGCGAGTTCCCGGTAGCGCCGGGCGGCCCGCTTCCGGAGGCGCTTGCGCTGCTCGGCGTCCTCGGTCCGCTCCCGCAGCAGCAGGCAGAGCCGGGCGATCTCGCGCTTGGCGTCCCGGTCCCCGACGGCCTCGGCCTGGGTGTAGCAGCGCACCGCGTCCTCCAGGTGGCCGCCCTGCTCGTACGCCCGGGCCTGCGCGTTCGCGGCGGCCCGGGTCTCTTCGGCGGACCAACTGCCGTTCTTCGTCTCCGCCTTCACGTCCGCCGGCGGGGCGGTGGCCTTCGCCGCGGTCTTCCGGGCCGCGGTCTGCTGGGTTGCACTCCGCTGGGTTGCACTCCGCTGCGCGGTGGTGGCCTTCGCGGCCGGCTGGGTCGGTGGCGCGGCCTTCTTCGCCGCGGCCGCGGCCGCGACGCGGATGCGCTCGACCTCCTGCGCCGCCCCGGTGTGCCCCTTCGCGGCGGCGCGCCCGTACCACTCCAGGGCCTTGGCCTGCTGACCGGTCTTCTCCAGGAGTGCCGCCGCCTCGATCATCGAGGGGAGGTGGTCCTTGTCCGCGGCCCGGCCGAAGTGGTCGAGTGCCTCCGCCGCGCGTCCGTCCTGCTGCAGGCGGCGGCCGGTCACGTGGAGTGCCTCCGTGTTGCCGGCCTCGGCCGCCCGGCGATACCAGTCCGCCGACTCCACCCGCCGCTTCGGGTCCTTGGCGAGCACTTGCGCGGTCAGCAGCATGCCGTGGGCGTTGCCGACTGTCGCGGCCCGCCGGTACCAGAGCAGCGCGTCCTGCAGCCGCTTCGCCTTGTGGTACCAACTGCCCAGCGCCAGCATGGAGTTGACGTCGCCGTCCGATGCGGCGGCGCGGTGCTCGAACAGCACGGCCCGCTCGGCCGCCGACAGCCCGGACCGCCTCGCTGCGGCCCGGACCCGCAGGACTGCGTCCGCGGCCTTCGGGTGCTTGCGCTCGGCGGCCCGCTCGAACCACTGCAGGGCCTCGGGCAGCCCGCCGGGCTCCTGTTCCAGCAGTTCGCCCATCCGCATCGCCGCGTGGACGTCGCCGGCCTCACCGGCCTGGCGGAGCAGGGCCCCCATCTGTGCGACGCGTTCCGGAAAGTGATGGTCGATCAGGAAGGCCGCCTCGCGGGCGCCGGTGGGGTTTCCGCCCGCGGCGGCACGCCGGAACCAGCGCAGCGCCGCGGCCAGGTCCCCGACCTGCTTGTGGGCGGCGGCCACCCGCCGCATCGCCTCGGTGTCGCCGGCCTCGGCGGCGGCCAGGAACTTCGCCCCGGGGGTGCCCGCCCCCGCCTTCACCACCGGGTCCTGCTGCGCCGCAGCGCTCTGCTTCGGCCCCGGGCCCTGCTTCGCCTTCGCCGCAGGCGGGTCCTGCCGCGCGGCGGCCTGCGGGGGCAGGGTGGTCGTCTCCTGGCCGGTGCCGCCGGCCGGCGCGGAGGTGAGGTCGCGTTCCCGGAGCGCGCGGGCGCCCGCCGCCGGACGGCCGTCGGCGGTGTCCGGTGCGGCGCCGGGCGTGGGGAACGGCGTGGGGGCCATCGGCCGGTAGGTGCCCGAGCGCATCGGTTCGTCGAGGTCGAGCGCGGTCCTCGACCGCTCGTCGACGGCCGCGCGCAGCCCGGGCGGCAGCCATTCCCTGCCGTTCGGCTGCCCGTCGACGGGCAGCAGGGCGGCGACGTCCGCGGGGGCGGGACGGTCCTGCGGGCGCGGTTCCAGGCAGGGCCGGACGATCCGCTCCAGGGCCGGCGGCATCCCGTCGAGCCTGGGCGCGCCCTGCAGGATGTTCGCGCCGATCTGCACGGCGGAGCCCGGCCCGAACGGGTGGCGGGCGAGGGCGGCGTAGGCGAGGACGAGGCCGAGCGTGAAGATGTCGCTGGCCGGCCCCACCCGTTCGTCGCGGAGCTGCTCGGGCGAGGCGAAGGTGGTGGTGCGCAGCGCGACGCCGGTGGCGGTCAGGGTGCCGCCGTGGGCGGGTTCGAGGTGCCGGGCGATGCCGAAGTCGATGACGGCGGGCCCGGCGGTGGCGAGCAGGACGTTGGCGAGTTTGAGGTCGCGGTGCACCAGGCCTGCGGTGTGGATGCCGCGCAGGGCGTCGGCCAGGCCTGCGGCGAGGGTCCGCCAGGTCCGCTGCGGCAGGGGGCCGCCGCAGCGTTCGAGCGCCTCGGCGAGGTCGACGCCGGGGATGTAGCGGGCGGCGAACCAGGGTTCGTGGGCGCGGGTGTCGGCGTCGACGACCTCTGCGGTGTGGTCGGAGCCGACCGCGCGGGCGGCCTCGACCTCGCGGGCGAACCGGGTGCGGAACCGTTCGGGGGCGGTGGCGAGCCGGTCGGGGCGGATCGTCTTGAGCGCGACGGCGCGGCCGTACTCGGCGCGGGCGAAGTAGACGTTGCCCCAGCCGCCGCTGCCGAGCAGCGCGAACAGCCGGTACGGCCCGATGAGTTCGGGATCGTCGTCACGCAGTGGCTCCACTCGCCCCCCTCTGCCTGTGCGGTGTCAGTCCGTCCTGGTCAGGTCGTCGCCGTTCGGCGGCCGTCGGGGTGGTCTGGCGCGGACGCCTTCGGACCGCTCGCCCGGCCAGCGCTGTCCGCTGCGCCGCAGAAGGACGCCGGGCACGATCTCGATCTCGTCGTCGGGGCCGAACGCGCCGTACCGGCCCGCGTCAGCCCCGTTCGCCCCCGCCTCGCTCCTGCCGACGGCCTGCGCCGGCAAGGCGTCGCGGTGCGGCAGGGGCCGCCAGGCCGTGGCGACGCCGCCGGGCCGCAGGGTGCGGATCCGGCTGCGGACCTTGCTGGTGTCCAGGACGCGGAGGGTGCCGCGGTGGGCGACGATCAGCAGGTGGTGCCGGCTGACGGCCAGTCTGCGCTGCTCGGCGAGGATGTCCTCGCCGAGCCGGGCGAGGTGGCCGCGGCCGAGGACGAACGCGCGGCCCTCCTGCTCGGCGAGGTTCTCCCAGGCCTGGCACCGGCCGTCGACGAGGATCTTGAGCTGGACACGGGGGCGGCGGGGGCCGGCGTCGGCGAGCAGGGTGCCGTGGACCCGGCAGACGACCTTGTGGCCGCGGATCGCCGGGCCCGGGTTGCAGCCCGGTCGGGGGCAGCGCCAGGCGCGTTCGAGGATGTCCGCGCGGGGCCGGCCGCGGAAGTCGAGCAGGTTGCGGGCCTTGAGGTCGTCCCGCTCGCCCTCGCGGGAGATCTCCCGGTCGACGACGATGCGCATCTCCCGCCGGACCAGCCGGACGGGTCCGCCGTCGGCGGGGCGCTCCGGCCGGAGGAAGTGCTCGCGGTCGCCCTGGATCCAGGGGTGCTCGCCGCGGTGGCCGGTGAAGTTGTCGCTGCTGATGACGGGTGTGCCGAAGACCTTGGCGTGGTCGAGGAGGTCGGGGTCGGCCTTGCCGATCGCGGCGATCAGACCGCGGTCCCGCCAGCCGCGCAGCAGGGCGGCCTCTGCGGGGTCGGGGAATTCGCCGTCGTGCCGCTGGTCGAGCAGGCTGTTGTCGGCGATCGCGTGGACGGTGACGTCGGGGTCGCCGGTGGTGCGGCGGAGCGCGCCGAGGACGAGCCGCAGCCGTTCGAGGGAGCGGCGGGTGCCGCCGCCGAGCCGGGTCTCGCGGACGATGTTGGAGAGGTCGACCAGGTAGTCGGCCTCCTCCGGCAGGCTGCGTAGGTGGCGCTCCATGCCGCGGAAAGCCGCCAGGTCACTCGCCACGTCCGTCACCCCATGCAACCGGCCCGCCCCGTACAGCAGTAGAGGCTAGCGTTCCGCGGTGCTCCGCACGCCCTTGTCGGGTATTTCGGGCCGGCGGATCCGCCGGGGTGGTTGCGCGGCGCCCCAGGTCCGGCGTGCGGACAAACCTTGACAGTCCGGTCCGCGGCTGGATTACTGGATCTCCAGGGCCGACCGAACGGTCGGTGGGCGTCCGGCGGGAGGCGTGATGAGCGGCAGCGGCACGGAAGAGCACCGGCACGGGGCCCACCGCCTCGGCGATCCGCTGCCGGCCGAGCTGCTCGACGCCGGCGAGCGCCTCGACCGCGGGGAGCTGGCCGACCTCCAGCTGCGCCGGCTCCGCGAGACGCTGCTGCACGCCTACGCGAACGTCGAGTTCTACCGCCGCTCCTTCGACGCCGCCGGCGTCCGCCCCGAGGACTGCCGCACCCTCGCCGACCTCGCGCGCTTCCCGTTCACCACCAAGGCCGATCTGCGCGACCACTACCCGTTCGGGATGTTCGCCGTGCCGATGGCGGACGTCCGGCGGGTGCACGCCTCCAGCGGCACCACCGGCAATCCGACCGTGGTCGGCTACACCGAGAACGACCTGTCGATGTGGGCCGACGTGGTCGCCCGATCGATCCGCGCGGCCGGCGGCCGGCCCGGCCACAAGGTGCACATCGCCTACGGCTACGGGCTGTTCACCGGCGGTCTCGGCGCCCACTACGGCGCCGAGCGGGCGGGCTGCACGGTGATCCCGGCCTCCGGCGGCATGACCGCCCGTCAGGTGCAGATCATCCGGGACTTCGAGCCCGAGATCATCATGGTCACCCCGTCCTACATGCTCACCCTGCTCGACGAGTTCGAGCGGCAGGGCGTCGACCCGCGCAGCACCTCGCTGCGGATCGGCATCTTCGGCGCCGAGCCGTGGACGGAGGAGATGCGCCGCGAGATCGAGGAGCGCCTCGACCTGCACGCGGTCGACATCTACGGCCTGTCCGAGGTGATCGGGCCCGGCGTCTCCGCCGAGTGCGTGGAGACCAAGGACGGCCTGCACATCTGGGAGGACCACTTCTACCCGGAGGTGGTCGACCCGTTCACGGACGAGAGCATGCCGGACGGCGAGAGCGGCGAACTGGTCTTCACCTCCCTCACCAAGGAGGCGCTGCCGATCATCCGCTACCGCACCCGCGACCTGACGCGGCTGCTGCCCGGCACCGCCCGTCCGGCGTTCCGCCGCATGGAGAAGGTCACCGGCCGCTGCGACGACATGATCATCCTTCGCGGGGTGAACGTCTTCCCCACCCAGATCGAGGAGATCGTGCTGCGCACGCCCGCGGTCGCCCCGCACTTCCAGCTGGAGCTGACCCGGCGCGGCCGGATGGACCACATGAACGTCCGTGTCGAGTGCCGCCCGGACGCCACTCCCGAGCAGCGCGAGGCCGCGGCCGCGGCCATCACCGCCGGCGTCAAGGACGGCGTCGGCGTCAGCGTCGGCGTGGAGATCGTGCCGCCGGAGACCCTGGAGCGCTCCCTCGGCAAGCTCCGCCGCGTGGTCGACTCCCGCGGGAACTGACGGCCTGGGCCCGAGTGCCGTCCGGCGGCGACCCGAGCGCTGACGCCCGATCACTGACACCGGGCCGGCCACCCGTCAGGCCGGCTCCTCGTCGAGCAGCCGGCGGAGCAGGCCGAGCAGGGCGGCGCGGTCCTCGGCCGGGAGGGCCGCGAAGCAGTCGGCGAGCACCTGCTCCGCGACGGTGTGGCCCGCCTCGAGCATCCGCTCGCCGGCGGGTGTCAACCGGTGTTCGATGCGGCGGCCGTGGCCGGGGGTGCGCTCGATCAGGCCCTGGGCGACGAGCCGTCCGGCGAGGGTGCCGAAGGCTTGTTCGGTCTGGAAGGTCTCGGCGGCGAGGGTGCGGGCGGAGGCGCCGGGCAGGCGGCCGACGGCGCGCAGCGCGTCCCACTGGGCCAACGTGGTGCCGACGGCGGCGAGTCCCGTCTCCAGTGCCCGGTGCTGCCGGTACTGGACCTGCTTGACCGCCCTGCCGAGAACCTGCAGCTCACTGTGCATGGCCCGATTCTAGAGCATGACCAAGCTAGCTTATATAAGCATCCTTAGTTATGCTCGGCCCATGACCACCGACCGCGCAGTCGCGCTCTACGACGACCTGACCGTGACCATCTCCGAGAGCGGCACGGGCCGCCCCGCCCTGGTGCTCCACGGCGGCGGCGGACCCGCCACCGTCGCCGGCCTCGCCGCGCACCTCGCCCGCACCATGCACACCATCACCCCCGTCCACCCCGGCTGGGACGGCGCCCACCGCCCGCACTGGCTCACCGGCATCGACGACCTCGCCCTCGCCTACCTGCACCACCTGCAGGAGCGCGGCCTGAAGGACGTCCTGCTGGTCGGCTCCTCACTCGGCGGCTGGATCGCCGCCGAGATGGCCGTCCGGGACACCGCCGGAATCATCAGCGGCCTCGTCCTGATCGACGCCGTCGGCGTCGACGTCGAGGGCGAGCCGATCCGGGACTTCTTCGCCCTGGACGCCCGCGGCCTCGCCGAGTACGCCTGGCACGACCCGGAGCGGGCCTACGTCGACCCGGCCACCCTTCCCGCCGCCGAACTCGCCCGCCGCCAGGGCAACACGGCCACCATGCGGATCCTCGCCGGCAACCCCGCCATGCACGACCCCAAGCTGCTCCGCCGCCTCGGCCGCGTCCGGGTGCCCGCCCTGCTGCTCTGGGGCGAGAGCGACCGCATCGTCACCCCGGCCTACGGCGCCGCCTACGCCCGCGCCTTCGCGAACGGCCGCCTCGCCGTCGTCCCCGCCGCCGGGCATCTCCCCCACCTCGAACAGCCCGCCGCCACCTACGCCGCCCTCGATGCCCACCTCGCCTGACCGCCACCTGGCCGACCCGCCGCGCGGGACCGGCCGGTTCGGCCCCCCGGGGCCCTTTCGGGCTCCCGAGGTACACCGGGGCGCACCGGGGCCTATGAGGCGGTTCGGACGGCCGGCACGGCGACGGGCCGCCGCAGGGAGCAGCGCCGGAGCGCAACCACGGCCGTCACCGCGGCGAGCGCGAGCGCCGCGGCGGTGAACACCGCAGCCGGTGCGACCCGCTCCGCGAGAACGCCGCCGGCGGCCGAGCCGAGTGCGCCGCCCAGGTTGTAGGCGGTGTTCACCCACGCCCCGGCCTCCGTCCGGGAGTCGGCCGGCACCAGGTCCTCGACCAGCAGGTAGGCGGTGACCAGCAGGGCGTCGGTGCAGGCCCCCGCGCAGAACAGGCCGAACGCGGCGCCGGGCGGGGCGAACAGCACCGCCGGCAGCCCGTAGCAGGCACTGGCCGCGGCGGCCAGGACGAGCAGCCGCCGTCCGGCGGAGGCCCGCCAGGCCAGGCGGCCGTACACCAGCGCACCGGCGGCGCCACCGACCGAGAACAGTGCCAACAGCGGACCGGCCGCCCCGGCGCCCCACGCGGCCACCACCGCGAGTTCGTCGGCGGAGAGCACGCCCGCGACGGCGAGGACGACGGCCAGCAGTGGCACGAAACCCGGAGCGCGCAGCGGTCCGAGGACGGCGCGGCCACCGTTCTCCGTCGGCCGCCCGGCCGCCGGCCGGCCCCGCAGCGCCCGCGCGAACGCCGTGAAACCGGCTGCGGCCAGCAGCGCGCAGGCCGCGAGC
This genomic window from Streptomyces sp. TLI_235 contains:
- a CDS encoding diaminopimelate decarboxylase; the encoded protein is MTTLSALPPTGRPLAGPRTAAGPADTRPLGSPWPASARPGPDGELLIGGVGLAEAAERFGTPLYVLDEAEIRRRARAWRRALPHAQVHYAAKAFLCSAMADWAAEEGLGLDVCSAGELRLAAAAGFPPDRILLHGNAKSPEELRLARRLRVGRIVVDSLSEIPRLAALAVADTPQRVLVRVLPGVAAGHHSAVRTGADGQKFGFRIAGGDAAEAVARIVGQPGLDLVGLHCHLGSQITDTAPYLAAVDRLVGLLAEIRDRHGRELPELDLGGGHGIRYLPGDGELDPDRFATAVETRLAERCAAHGLAVPRLLIEPGRAIAGPAGVAVYRVLSVKHTADGRAFAAVDGGMSDNPRPALYGSTYQIRPVGRPGSGPTAPVDVVGRHCEAGDVLVRGAELPVDLRPGDLLAVPAAGAYQLSMASGYNLVGRPAVAAVRDGRIRLLIRRETVDDFRAREVGR
- a CDS encoding serine/threonine protein kinase, with product MEPLRDDDPELIGPYRLFALLGSGGWGNVYFARAEYGRAVALKTIRPDRLATAPERFRTRFAREVEAARAVGSDHTAEVVDADTRAHEPWFAARYIPGVDLAEALERCGGPLPQRTWRTLAAGLADALRGIHTAGLVHRDLKLANVLLATAGPAVIDFGIARHLEPAHGGTLTATGVALRTTTFASPEQLRDERVGPASDIFTLGLVLAYAALARHPFGPGSAVQIGANILQGAPRLDGMPPALERIVRPCLEPRPQDRPAPADVAALLPVDGQPNGREWLPPGLRAAVDERSRTALDLDEPMRSGTYRPMAPTPFPTPGAAPDTADGRPAAGARALRERDLTSAPAGGTGQETTTLPPQAAARQDPPAAKAKQGPGPKQSAAAQQDPVVKAGAGTPGAKFLAAAEAGDTEAMRRVAAAHKQVGDLAAALRWFRRAAAGGNPTGAREAAFLIDHHFPERVAQMGALLRQAGEAGDVHAAMRMGELLEQEPGGLPEALQWFERAAERKHPKAADAVLRVRAAARRSGLSAAERAVLFEHRAAASDGDVNSMLALGSWYHKAKRLQDALLWYRRAATVGNAHGMLLTAQVLAKDPKRRVESADWYRRAAEAGNTEALHVTGRRLQQDGRAAEALDHFGRAADKDHLPSMIEAAALLEKTGQQAKALEWYGRAAAKGHTGAAQEVERIRVAAAAAAKKAAPPTQPAAKATTAQRSATQRSATQQTAARKTAAKATAPPADVKAETKNGSWSAEETRAAANAQARAYEQGGHLEDAVRCYTQAEAVGDRDAKREIARLCLLLRERTEDAEQRKRLRKRAARRYRELAEEGDPRAVQAMIELDTTNGYKWQLKAAESGSTKAMREVARMHLEANGGVRDTRIAMFWLERAGHAGNTAAVLDGARAHEARGDIREAIDWYRWAAESGNSRGAREAERLETAHPGVALWRRLAGRLRRTLG
- a CDS encoding phenylacetate-CoA ligase: MSGSGTEEHRHGAHRLGDPLPAELLDAGERLDRGELADLQLRRLRETLLHAYANVEFYRRSFDAAGVRPEDCRTLADLARFPFTTKADLRDHYPFGMFAVPMADVRRVHASSGTTGNPTVVGYTENDLSMWADVVARSIRAAGGRPGHKVHIAYGYGLFTGGLGAHYGAERAGCTVIPASGGMTARQVQIIRDFEPEIIMVTPSYMLTLLDEFERQGVDPRSTSLRIGIFGAEPWTEEMRREIEERLDLHAVDIYGLSEVIGPGVSAECVETKDGLHIWEDHFYPEVVDPFTDESMPDGESGELVFTSLTKEALPIIRYRTRDLTRLLPGTARPAFRRMEKVTGRCDDMIILRGVNVFPTQIEEIVLRTPAVAPHFQLELTRRGRMDHMNVRVECRPDATPEQREAAAAAITAGVKDGVGVSVGVEIVPPETLERSLGKLRRVVDSRGN
- a CDS encoding DNA-binding MarR family transcriptional regulator, translated to MHSELQVLGRAVKQVQYRQHRALETGLAAVGTTLAQWDALRAVGRLPGASARTLAAETFQTEQAFGTLAGRLVAQGLIERTPGHGRRIEHRLTPAGERMLEAGHTVAEQVLADCFAALPAEDRAALLGLLRRLLDEEPA
- a CDS encoding pimeloyl-ACP methyl ester carboxylesterase, whose protein sequence is MTKLAYISILSYARPMTTDRAVALYDDLTVTISESGTGRPALVLHGGGGPATVAGLAAHLARTMHTITPVHPGWDGAHRPHWLTGIDDLALAYLHHLQERGLKDVLLVGSSLGGWIAAEMAVRDTAGIISGLVLIDAVGVDVEGEPIRDFFALDARGLAEYAWHDPERAYVDPATLPAAELARRQGNTATMRILAGNPAMHDPKLLRRLGRVRVPALLLWGESDRIVTPAYGAAYARAFANGRLAVVPAAGHLPHLEQPAATYAALDAHLA
- a CDS encoding putative MFS family arabinose efflux permease translates to MSRSLRGSAGYRAVLVLPHARTPFAAALLARLSYGVLPLPLLLALRDGTGSFTAAGAAVGLFGLLSALLGPARARLVARRPGALAALTVCYALLLAALAASAAVGLSAWAAVLLAALAGVFPPPVGPLMRTLWGELTTGEDQRRCALSLDTVAESTVFACGPVLGGLLAARTSAAWALAACALLAAAGFTAFARALRGRPAAGRPTENGGRAVLGPLRAPGFVPLLAVVLAVAGVLSADELAVVAAWGAGAAGPLLALFSVGGAAGALVYGRLAWRASAGRRLLVLAAAASACYGLPAVLFAPPGAAFGLFCAGACTDALLVTAYLLVEDLVPADSRTEAGAWVNTAYNLGGALGSAAGGVLAERVAPAAVFTAAALALAAVTAVVALRRCSLRRPVAVPAVRTAS